The genomic region aaaaatgatgaagatgcttatgggttcctaagaatttttccggtgatcttgccggaaaaatgatggtgaaATGGTGTGTTTTGGAGAGGAGGCCGGCGGGTGAGGTGAGGAATGAGTATGTTTAggtgaagagaaaagaaagaaaaatgaaagagagaaagaaagatgagaGCCGGCCAAAAAGGGAgaagaaataagagaaaatgaGTGGTGGAGAGTGATGGGTAGTGGGGTTAGGTGGGGGGCACGTGGGAGGGCTTAAAACTTGAcctttcccattttttttttttttttttttttttttctgacagGGACGTGACAAAGAAgtttattttatgatttctaGAATTGAGTGTACTGtgccttttaatacttgattcCTAATGGCTTATAATCCTTTCAAAGTCTTTAAAGATAAGATAAAATTCAGTTTATAATCCTAATAGCTTAATACTCAattctttcataaaataatattcaatGTGGTTATTCAGTTCACCTTTTAATTATAATGGTCTTTCAATTTTTCCTGTCAAATTACATGTAGACTTATGCCATTATTTCAAGAGCATCAAGCTCAAATGATCAGGTTTGGAAAATGCCTATGATCCCATTACCTACAGATCTGCATTCCATAGTTCTTGATATTCTTTCTGGAAAATTATGATTTCaccaccaagaaaaaaaaaaaaaaaaaacttctactcTTACTGCCAATATAAAGAAAGACCTAGTTTTGTATTCTCGATATTGTCATACGTAAAGTGAGGTTGCTTAATTAGATAATGTTGTTTAAGGAAAGCTAATGCTATCATCTCATATGTCACACTACTCATCTAGACCTGGATGTTTTCTACTTCATTAGATTGAACTTTGAACTCAGTTGGGAAATATTAGGTAGATTCATCAACATGTGTTCAATACAAATCAGGTCAGCATGACATAGTAGTGAGTTTTGAGTTTAAAGTGGCGGCTTTTTTGGCAAATTGGTccaattatttttctctttcgaTTTTTTATCTATGGTTATTGAATGAAATTGTTACATTCACTTGACTGATAGAGAATTTTAGGAGTACGccgaacaaaaaagaaataaaagtagATATGGGATTCTCTTGTATCAAAATAACTTGTTCTGTGTTGAGTTACTTCTTGAGCTAAATAAATTACAAAGCACCTGAACCATGGTCACTCCATTGACATGCATGCTCAATTGTTTGTGCAGGGAAGAACACAAGGATTTGTGGTTGGTGTGGAATCATTATCAAGTTTGTTATCATCGCTTGTAATGAGTCTATTGACTTTTGAGTGGACTAACTCATCTTTTGTTTAGTGAGTGTTAGAATCAATTCATATGTATTGCTAACAATTGTTGTTTCAGAGGATGACAATGAATCACCATTGCTAAGTGAGAGTTGACAGTTTGTCCCGAGCTAATATAAATATTTGGGGTCTCTGCATAGAGTAATGTTGTAATTGTATTAGAGCAAATAAGCTTCCAATGTGTATCCCTTAGAAAGTTCTCTTAAACTTTATGCACCCTTGAGCTGCAGAGGATGACATTGAGGCTTCACCTCCAACTGATATAGTTCATTATTGTTTTTCCTACGCGTTTCCTAAAAGAGATATGCTTTCATGCACTTAATGGAGCTTTAGATTAAATGTTATGGTCTATTTCAACACCATGTAATGATGCAACAGGTATCATTAGATTATTGCATTGGTTTCTTTATATTAGTTCCCAAAGTATCGTGTCAAATCTATAGCATTTTTGGTAAACATTTTAGAgcccgtttggatagagcttattgctgaaaactgaaaacactgtagcaaaataatttttaaatgtgtgaatagtgttgtgggacctatttttaatattttttttttctaaataaagtgCTTGTGAGTTCCATGAACAGTGCGGGAACAGTGAAATTGGTCTCCTGCACAGTGAaataacgtgcatgaacagtaccgattactgttcatgcacgttgaaaaaaaaaaaaaggacaaaacgCAGAAAAGCAAAACGTAGCAACAATAATCCGTATCCAAACCGCACCTAAGCATATATTAAAGCTTTATGGATGGTTTCATCAAAGCCCGTCGTGCTCAAAAGTTGTGTGAGGTCATGAATCATCTTTTATAACcttttgatttaatttattatgttttcttaAGGTTATTTTTCGGCATAGAATGATGAAACATATTTTGACCCATTTGccctttaattttattatataaaaaaaatctaaagcatTTCTCCAATTCTAAGACAACAATAATGATATTTTGGAACTTATACAAAATCATAGTCATtggttttattaaaattgataagCAATGACAATTTGAGCCATCCATGCCAAAGTGTCGCttggaaaggaagagaaagtgAGAGACTAATAGACACACTAAGACTCCTTATACAAtccattatttttaaaaaaaaaaatcaaaatacaaatttcaaaatatctCAAATGCAAAGAGGGCAAAAAGGAATGACATCTCAAATTGTTGTAGTGAGTTTCATAAGCAGCCAGGAATGACATCTCAAGTATGGCATTTTATTTTGGAAGCATAATGTAATCGTGTTATTGATGATGACAGGTCACGTGACTCATGCCAGATGCTCAAcaaaaaagtgtgaaaaaataataataaaaattagtagaagtaaataatcaaattttttttagatttaaaaaaaatatattaatagaGTGTTAATTGGAAGATTATTTTAAGTAATTGggagtattttgatcatttttatgtttcgaGGGTATTTCAGTACTTTTCTAAGCTTTAAgatcattttagtcatttttttagttacatttcggtcattttttaagtttctaagggtatttcaAACATTCTCTAGGTAATGGGGGCAATACGGTCATTTTTTTGTTCTAAggttattttagtaattttttaagtttcaaggtCACtttttaggttctaaagatATTTCGGTAATTTTAGAGGGAattaggggcattttggtcattttctaggttttaatGAAATTTCAGTCATCCCTAAAGTTTTCGAAGTCATTttagtcacatgtgatgttagtactTAGTACTACTCAATGTGATAATGAAAtcgtcaaatgtgaaaaaaaaaaagtaaggaaaacacccaatgtgacaaaagaattgtTACATGTAATGTTGGAATTATACAATGTGAAGAtgaaactatcaaatgtgaaaaaaaaaaaaagtgaaccaccaaatatgagaaaagaactgtcaaatgtgatattAGAACTGtacaatatgaggatgaaactgtcaaatatgagaaaaaaagtaagggaaccaccaaatgtgagaaaagaaccatcacatgtgatgttggaattgcagAATTTGAGAATAGAACcttcaaatgtgagaaaaaaaagtaagggaacacctaatgtgacaaaagaactgtcacatgtgacaaaaataaaatacatgcGATGTTGGTACTGCTCAATATGACaatgaaaccatcaaatttgagaaaaaaaatataataaaagaaccactatatagacaaaaaaaaactatcaaatgtgatATTGGAACTGTACAATGTGATAATAGAACCGTcaaatatgaggaaaaaaataagggaactacACATGATGTTGAAATTACACAATATGagaatggaaccatcaaatgtgagaaaaaagtaagggaaccaccaaatgtgtgaaaaaaaattgtcacacgtgatgttggaactacacaatatgaggatggaactgtcaaatgtaagaaaaaagtaatggAACCACCTattgtgacaaaagaactatcacatgtgacaaAAATAGAGTAGATGCAATGTTGATACTGTTGCTTAATATGccaatggaaccatcaaatttgagaaaaaagaaaagaaaaaaaggaaccactatatgtgacaaaagaactgtcaaatATGATATTAGAACTATACAATATGATAATGaaatcgtcaaatgtgagaaaaaaaaaaaagagaactgccaaatatgagaaaagaattgttaaatgtgatgttggaattacacaatatgagaatgaaaccgtcaaatgtgagaaaaatgtaagggaattaccaaatgtgagaaaaatgtaagggaaccatcaaatgtgtgaaaagaactgtcacatgtgatgttggaactgcatagaaccgtcaaatgtgagaaaaaagtaaggaaattaccaaatgtgagaaaagaacggtcacatgtaatgttggaactgcataatgtgataatgaaaccgtcaaatgtgagaaaaaaaaaaagcgaatcaccaaatgttaaaaaagaactgtcatatgtgatgttggaactgcacagtGTGATAatagaaccgtcaaatgtgagaaaaaaataagggaacaccaaatgtgagaagagaactatcaaatgtgatgttggaactacacagtgtgaggatggaactgttaaatgtgagaaaaaaaagtaagggaactaccaaatgtgagaaaagaactattatatgtgatgttaaaactgcacaatgtgagcaTGAAACagtcaaatattataaaaaaaactaaggaaactactaaatgtgagaaaagaactattagatgtgatgttggaactataCAATGTGAGGTGGGAATtgtaaattgtgaaaaaaaagtaagagaaccacTAAATGTAAGAAATGAACTGTCACATAtgatgttagaactgcacaatatgaggataaaaccatcaaatgtgagaaaaaagagagtaagaGAACCActcaatgtgacaaaagaactgtcacatgtgatgttggaactataCAATGTGACgatggaactgtcaaatgtgagaaaaaaagcaAGGAAACCactaaatataagaaaagaactgtcacatatgatattaaaattgcacaatatgaCGATAgaattgtcaaatgtgagaaaaaaagtaaaagaaccaccaaatgtgagaaaagaattgtcatatgtgatgttggaactacacaatgtgaagatggaactattaaatgtgagaaaaaaataacttgGCATAACAGGTTACTTGCTAATGGGTAccgtactttttttttttttttttttttgaggatacCGTAGAATTACCCAATATCCTATTATATAATTGATGTACGGGAGGCAGGTTTAAAACTGGATACGTATAGTGCATTACTACACTTGACACAAACTGtgtcatataattaaaaaaataatagtcacATTAATTGTTGTTAATGTtgtaaaataagtaaattaagGTTCCTTAATCAATGTACTTTGCCCTAGTTTTACCCGTAGctacaattttcttttggcTATTGGCTGGTTCATTAAATTTCCAGctaaagaggagaaaaaaaaaggtgtactTGGTTGAAAAAATACCAAAGAAAAAATTGACATGGTTAGAGACTAAAATCATTGATCTACTAGAAATCTAGAACATATACATAATATTACTTTCCTATGCATACAATATATAGTACGAACATGTGAAGCTCGGTTGACATCGTTTTTCGTTTTCTTTGTGGCCATTTATGAACTGTATGAGGTCGGATTTTGCTAGACTGAAGTTTGTATTTATCGAGAGTTTTTAAGGGTTCGGGGGTCCTAATTTAATTTGTTGGTCATTTGGAGATATACAAATGAGAGATATACATATCATAGTCGAAAAATGAACCAGGCAgtgttaaggaaaaaaaaacctcattacATTGTCttatacataaaaatacataattagACTAGTTATTTTACACTATTGGACATATTTCATAAGAACGTTTTATTAAACATGGTGTgccttgaaagttgaaacattACACCATTTACACGTTACCTACAGATTGTAATATGCAAATTATtgaaaaagctataaaaaaaagttaataatttttttcactttttccataaaaaaagcTTTCTAAAATTGTTTAGTAAaactcatttatatatatatatatatatatatatatatatatatatatatatatataattctacatatttattcaataattttcaaagCAAGTCCATTAAAGGATGAGCGCAATTTAAGGGGTCTAAGTTATTAAATTACATTGAAGAAGCAAATGGATTGAAGTGAACAACCGGAAGACATTTAAATGGATGAGCCATGGGCATAGTCATGCCTGGTCCGACTTGCATATTAGCCTTAACGTGCTCTCCCTCTCCACCAACCTTCCAATCAAAGCATTGAACCATTGTTGCAATTGTAGTGTGAATCAAACTGAGTGCTAACTTTGAACCTGGGCATGCTCGCCTCCCAGCCCCAAAAGGAATATATTCCataccattttctttttctttggaagAAACCATGAACCTCTCTGGCCGAAAATCATTTGGATAATCCCATGTTTTTCCATCCCTCATTATTGTATACACATTTATTGCCACCACAGTTTTCTCTGGTATATCAAATTCTTTGATTTTACAAGCTTCGCGGCACTCTCTTATTACAACAGGCACTGGTGGATGTAGTCTTAATGCTTCCTTCACAACTGCTTGCAAATATGGGAGACTTTGTACATCTGATTCCTCCACAAGTCTAGTGCTACCAACTAGAAATTCAATCTCTTCTCTGACCTTATTGAAAACGTAAGGATGATTGATGAGTTCAGCTATTGTCCATTGTATGGCCTCTGATGAGGTACCTGTGCCCCCAACGAATAGATCCTAGGGGAAGGGCATCATTTGAATCAATGAAATGGATAAAGAGTTTGTTGTAAATGGTATTTGATATCTGTAATGATTGTAGTAGAGTATTGcattgtgattaattaactaatatttAGTTTCAGTTTACCACACAGGTAATTACTGTATACCAAAATGATGCCAAATAATTTTACATAGCAATAATTGAAGTTCtcctattttgttttgtttttcagatAGATTAGTTTGACTCTAAATCCAAGGAAATCtttaattgtttcatttttattgaTTGTAATAGAAAGTTGGTTTGCGGTAGATGTTTTACCAACTTTTTAAAGGGAAAACGTTTTACAATATTttgcaaatataattttacggtcaattgaaaacatttttgaatttgaacaaattttatgatgaaacaaacacaataaaatgttgaaaatatttttaataaaacatttttatagtgaaacaaacAAATGTAAACTAATGTACAACAAAACAACAGGTGTTAAATATCACTTTGGCCTTAGTAATTAGACAATAGAAATGAGGTTTTGGACATATAATAGTCATATATGTGtaacttatcaataaaaaatagttcaaataaaaaaagctatCATTGAGATAAAAATATctctattatttattaattttacatcTCCTTTGTCATTCTTGTATCTAACAATAAGTTTTGATTTTCTACAATATATATGTTCCTTTGAAACTGAATATATGTAGGTGTAATGTTAAGTTTTTGACCTGAGAGgctcataatatatatatatatatatttagagaaCATTGTGTAATTTTCTCTTTAGGGTCTTGTAGGGTCATTGGGTCCAGGAATGTGTGTGGGGTTGGCCCAAGAGTATTTTTTGAGCTAAAGGCCCAATCTGAGGACATTAAATGGTCTGAGGATGTAAGAATGTCAACTCATAAAGCAATATTAATAAGTAAagaggtgatacctgaacaagTATGTCTAAGAATATAGTCCAAGGAAGATTATGTCCTCAGCTATgtaaagccgaggtaggagaagggttGGGTAAACATCCATAGGCAATGTGCTAGAAAATTCTGTAGGTAAGGGTAAACATGGTAAAcgtggaagataagaagaagggcggtagaatatctaagataaagctattGCCACCGCCCCCGCCCCCAcccccgcattgaatgctctgcaactactattttggccgcattaatggggaagtgagatCTGAGTGTCAGAGTTGAGCCTTACTCTTATCTCCAAAAATTTCAGGggaggtggatgagacaagtatctaaaccagcaaTCTAACTCCTAcgtggaggatgaagaggagaagaaggaggggatataaaagaaagaaggggcCTTTAGGAAGGGGAATCGgaagaaacagagaaaaaacACTGTATGCCTCACTATCCATACTATAATCTATcttgaaaagaaataatataaatcatcctcggcttgtgtccgaggagaagatTCTTTTATATAAACAGTTCTTTGTGTGCATCATTATGATcaaagcccatcatttttgttatct from Castanea sativa cultivar Marrone di Chiusa Pesio chromosome 11, ASM4071231v1 harbors:
- the LOC142617398 gene encoding cytochrome P450 705A5-like, whose amino-acid sequence is MKLTNNSSCRVIMSMRCSDDNDEAERIRQLVKESFEVGAKISFGDVLGPLRFLAFWLYGRKAIDVALRYDEILERVLKQHEESPQIENEDLVDILLKVYQDDKAEFKIKRTHLKAFLLDLFVGGTGTSSEAIQWTIAELINHPYVFNKVREEIEFLVGSTRLVEESDVQSLPYLQAVVKEALRLHPPVPVVIRECREACKIKEFDIPEKTVVAINVYTIMRDGKTWDYPNDFRPERFMVSSKEKENGMEYIPFGAGRRACPGSKLALSLIHTTIATMVQCFDWKVGGEGEHVKANMQVGPGMTMPMAHPFKCLPVVHFNPFASSM